The Pempheris klunzingeri isolate RE-2024b chromosome 16, fPemKlu1.hap1, whole genome shotgun sequence genome includes the window aCGGGGAATGAGGGCTCAGTCCACACAGGCGTCCTCTTGATGGGCTTAGCAGCTCCATTAGCAGTGAGTCCTTGGTGTGTGCTGCCCCCTGTTGAGCAGAGGGGGGAACCTCCAGCTGAAGCTGGAAGGAGGAGAGGCTCCTCACAGTCCCAGCTGAAGCTCCTCTTCGTCCCaactctgtgtgcgtgtgtggacCGAGGCTGCTGCTCCACCCTGACCGGCACGCTGGACAGAGGAGAAGCTCTGGAGGGCCGAGCAGAGGGGCTGTCTCTCTTCAGGAGGGATTCAATGGAGAAAGGACTGCTGAACTTCACCTCACATCTGATCTGAATCAGGAGAGTGGAGAGCTGAGCAGGGCTCCGATGGCCTGCTCAGCTCTCTGTTATTGCAAATGTCTTgaccctttctttctctctttcttttctcttggaGGACTAATATGGTGGTCCCAGAAATTGCATATGGTATAACTACAAAAATagagtaacagtaacagtgtgaTATTCAGAAATTCTATACCCTagacaatgataatgatattaacaagtcattttatttgcatGGCTAGTATTAACATGTTCATACCTTTACAGGATACAGATGAAAGAGCACCAGTATAAAAGAGATACCCAGAGTGTATGCTTTAAATCTGAAGATATAAGGATCATATACAAGCAACAACATTCACAAAACCATTGAACCTCCAAGGTCCATCATCGCATTCATGACGATTCAGACCTCATTTCCTTATGAAACGCTCCTCATTAACATGGAATACACACTTTTACCATAACGTCCTATTGATCTTAAAGGCTGCCTTAAGGGCCTGTAATGATGGATCATTTCCAAAGAAGGCGTGAGCATCCATACCTTAAATCCTTTTTTagtttgtggattttttttcttccacggcataaacacatgaattattcatgCTCTAACAACTATGGACACTTCACTGAAACAAACTTATATGTTTTGGGTTAGTTGAAATAAAAGGCAGAATCTAAGTGATTTTAAATATGGTACACATTTTATTAATCCAAAAATTTGTAGGCCTATTTCACAGATTATGGATTTTCACATCATTTCTCTCTTACTTTTTTATATGAACATGTTAAGGCACTACAGATTTAGTGCCACTAAATCTTACTGAAAGGCAAACTTCTATCCTTTCCTCCTTAAATCTTATCTTAAACCACTTCAAACTTTTCATTTAGCATGTCACCCCTCTGCCTTACACATGCACTGGAATGTTGTTGAAGCTCTGTAGCCATGACCCTTAATCGAAACTGTGGTTTAAGTGTCCTAgttcttttgattttctttgcAATTGCACTCTCAACTTGTGCAAGATCGTCAGCtatatgtgaaaaatgaatgtatgtgaAAGTTCCTTTTGAGGGTGTTGAAgctttatgcatttttttttctttaaataagaCCTTCAGATGGTTTGTCTCAGTCTTCTCTTGCTTTAAACATCTGAAAAACTACAGGAACCTTGTCTACtcaatgatgatgaatgaaataGAATGTCTTAACTAACTGTACTTTGCATGTGGGATATAGGCTGTGGGTCCTTTTGGTCATTAAGTCTTAGTGATCAAAATGACCCACTGTCTTAGTGCTGTATGCTActggcacaataaaaacacttcatgtttttttcttattttctaacAGCCTTAGGTTTCATTTCAGAACTGAAcctttaaattaataataatttggtCACACATTGAAGTTCTTTGACTATTCATCTCAAATAGCAATAGTTGTATATCTTTACCAGTCACCTCCTTGTGAACAAGAAACTGTTGTAGGACATCATTTCAGTAACATTTCAGATGGCACCATGtctatatttcaaatatattctTAGGTCAGTTTTTTGTATCCTTTGTGCTCTCTCATCTATCTTGTGTATTCCAGCTTTGATATTTTGTCTAACACTGTCACCATGTAAGTGCAGAGGATACAGAAttcaaaatggacaaaaaaaaaaaaaaagcttttcatacACATTTGAATTAGACGACTGAATTAATGTCAGGGTTGTGTGGCACAACTTGAGGGTAATTTCACAAGCTGTCACTGCATTCATGACCCCTTCATAATGCAAGGGCATGAAAACACAGGCCTGACTGTCACTGAAGTCAACAGTCTTTATATGATGGACAGAAGACACAGGACAGAgactaaatgaaataaaatgccaTTTTATTGTTCAGCCGTGTCATAACCTCGTCTCCAAAATAAGCACAGCAGGACTACAACTGGTTCATCAACCTAGCTACCCTTGATAGCACATAAAACTGGGTTTTATTAGACCACCAATGATAGCGTTAAAGACTTTTCTATCAGACATCCAATGATAGCATACAAAATAGTTGTTAACCTACCAGTGatactgtatataaaacacTTGTCTCTAGATTTATCCCCAGCCCACCCTCAATTTCACCCATATCCCTCTTTAGAACATTTGTGACACTGACATATTTTATGCTTAAACAAGCACATATTAAGAATGCATAATTCTCCATTTTtgagattataaaaaaaaactacacaatgTTACACTATAAGTCAGAGTACAATTCAACTGATTATTAGTGTTCTACACATTCGGCCATAAACCAAAGGAACATTGTATAATATCACTATAACTTAACACTACATGTAATAtacgtttttaaaaaaaaaaattacaaatgattAGCattgaagagaaaatgaagatgCTAGTGCGAAGACAAGCTGGGTCAGTACCATAACAGAGAATGAGtaatacaaaaagaaataaaaaaatagaataagaaaaatagaaacaaaaaactGATAAGAATACAGGCAAGGCTAAAACATGTGTTTCAAACTTTTAAGATCCACCTCATGTGCACTCATCCATTTAGGTAACCTGCTCCAAGACCTCCATTGTGTGATTCCACATCTCTTCGATACTTTAATCCCTGCTTTTCCCCCCAGCTTCGACTTGCTTTAACATTCCCGTGGCAACcatcttctttgttttcttgtgtcaGGCACTTTCCAAGACCCCTTATTCCTCTCTTTACCCTCAACAACTCTACAGGCCAATCATAATGCTGATTCAGACAATACAGGCCAATCACAATGCAGGTTCTATCAGAATACAACTGCAAAAAGAGCACAGGACAAAATGTTCCATCAGTGTGTTGCTATTTATATCAATATTGCTTTTACAGTGAACTTGAAAGTTTTCTGTGGAGGTCCATCTTACCAATCCTACAGGTCGGTGTCAAACCAGGCCAGCTGGTTGCTGTCCATCAAGTCCTGGGTGTGGCCAAGGTCTGGCAATGGATCAGTGTGGTGGCCCAGGTCAGGCAGAGTGTCAGCATGGTAGTCTGCACCTTCCATCATGGGGTCCAAAAGGCTGTCCTGGCCGTAGCCTGCTGGGTAGGCCCGGTAGGCGGAATCTGacaggcaaaagaaaaaaagccttaAATGGGTACAAGCTTGGTTTATTCTGACAAATTCATAGTACTCAGCCAGTCATTGCTGAGTGgcactgaatgaatgaacataTAGCAGGGAAAAGGCAGGGTGACATAGAATTTGTTTAATGTTCCATTAGATATTTGGGGTTTCTATGATCTCATAGGTTTGCCTTAACAAGTCTCAACTGAAGAGACTAAAGCCTCCATGCAAAAATACATCTGTTTTGTCAGACGACATTCAAGACAATAAATTCTATCTTTATCCATTTATCTCTATAGAAACCACACATCAAAAGATCAAATTATACAACCACAGGTTGATGAACTAAGATGTGAGAGACAGTGGGGATTGcattaaaagataaaacaggCACTCACCATCCTGCCTGTAAGCCAGAGGGTCTCCCTGAGCTCCCATATCCAGTCCCAAGTCTCCAGTCtataaaaaggcaaaacagtGACGAGTGAAGCCTGACATGAACCATTATAGGTGGAGGAGTGGATGACCCAATTTTACAGTGCATTACTGATTGTACACAGTATGTACTATAAAATACAGGCATTGCAGAGTatattttgagtgtgtgtacctCGTTCCAGGCCATAGGCTCAGTTCTGAACAGAGAGCTGGTCAATTCCACTGACAGACGTTTCTTGTAGTCCTGAGGCTTGTCCTCAGACATGCGGAACAGGACTGCTGCAGCATAGGTTGCTACAGGGGACAATGTACAGCAACAAGTAAACTTGACTGTAAACAAGTCGTTTCAGTGTAGACATTCTCACTGACCTTCAGAAATGTGCACAGTCTATATTTGCACATGTATACGCACCAACGCCCTCGTTACGGGAatgcagcagctcagtcagaggTGCAGTGGCTCCTTCAGCTTCGATTGCCTCAGCAGCTTCTTTGTCCTGAGCCAGTTCACACAGCACACCTGCTGCCACACGCTGGATATTCTCCACTGGAGAATACAGCAACTGTAGACAGTGAGTAGTAAAGAGAAAGATTAGGctcaaacaaatacatttacgTGCAGGTGATCTGTGACTGTAGGAGCTTATCTCCAGAGAAACATTTCACAGTGAGGGTTTCTAGGTTCACCTGGACAAAGAGTGGAATGGTGTTGAGCCCTCTGATGACAATTCTGTTGTGGACATCCCGGGCCAGGATGTGCAGAGCTCCTGTGCAGCCTTCCACTATTTCCTCCATGCGCACACcctcctgtttgtgtgagttGGGAAAAAGGAAATCAAATCCATACAAAAATTctaaacatgcaaataaagaaAGCTTGAGGGGTGGTTGGCTTGGTTACACaccacaaactgctgctggttGCCTCCCATGCTGGTGCGCCTCTGGGTGTCCTGGTGAGCCCTGACGAGCAGTTGGACCAGTCGGGGGATGGCTCCCTGCTCCCGCAGAGCACTGTGGTTGGCTGGGCAAAGAGCCAGGTTGCGGATCAGACCAACTGTGGCCTAAGGAgaaaattaaacacattttagtgGGAATTAATTCCTGTTAATCAATGATTACACAATATAGAAATTTTATCCCAAATATTTTGTTAGTCTGGTAAAAATGTGTGGGTGTAAAAAAAACGCAAAGATGCTAATGACCTTGATTAGTGGCCAGTGGGATGGAGGGTGCAGTAGTTTGACCACCACAGGCAGGCCATAATGAAGGCGCACAGCATTCTGGGCCATCTCAGCATCCTGGTGGCGGGAAGTCAGGTGACGCAGGGCACAGACGGCTGGCTCTGTgatgtcctctctgtctccggCCCTGAGCACTGTTCGCACCAGAGCCTCAATGCCTCCAACCTAACATGCATCAGTGAACGACATGTtattacataaaaatgtaagGCTGCACACATAGGCTTTAAATGAGAGTACACAATCTATGTCCGACAGAGATAAATAGTAATGTTTACAGGTTGATAAtgtcatgtgtctgtgttcCTTAGACACAAAGACAATTCCCAAAAGCTGCGTGTGTAATACATACCTGGCAGACCATGAGTTTGTTACTATAGTTGTTGCAAGTCAGGTTGGAGAGGATGCCAGCAGCACATGTCACTACATTGATGTCATCACTGCCCAGCAGCTGGACAAGGGTCCCCAGGAGACCCTCCATTCCCTCCTGGAGAGAGCAGGGAATGGGTTGGAAAGAACAGACGAAAAACAAATGAGGCGACTAATTCGGCAGTTTGTTTTATCAAACCctttaaagcaaattaaattCCATCAACGGGCACAGAGTTAAACTGTCCAAACACAACTCGAGACTCCTGTGTGCTGgacgcatgcatgcatgtagttgtcagacacacaaaaacatcactttatACTTAAAAACAGGTGTAGTCTTTTGTTAACAATATGGAAATCATATATAATATCACATTAACTACTGAGCTACAGTTCTTAACATTGAACCTGGGGCTAATAAGAAACTGGCATTTGTAAGACTGTGTGTTGTACCTGCTTAGTGGCAGCATCAGAAAGAttcctcagagtccagaggcaGTTTTGGACCAGACGCTGGCTGGGGTCTGTCAGGTGAAGCCCCAAGGCCTGCATGCCTCCTACATAAATGTGCGTGCCAAAGGAGAACAAACAGATCCATTATATCAGAGGTCTTTCCTACAAAATGCAAGCCAGACCTGTAATAATGCCTGCAGTTGTACAGCAATGAGTTATACCAGaacatttatatttgtatttttcacagcactgtgttAACCATTACATTTAACCTTGGATGTTATAGCATATTTTTTCATCATGATTCATAGTGACAGTGTAGTGATATGGATCTTGTGCAGTGTCCTGTATGATGTATTGAATGCATTTGTGTTGGACTGCTATCTGTAAAGCAAATTGTCCTTCAGGGACATTTAAGTTTTTTGAATTCTGTACTGTGAGTAAGTACAGCATTCACATGTATGTGAGTATGTAAACATAAGGTCTGTGCAATAGTCTGGGACTATTTTATGTAGAAATGGCTTATTTTATGATCACTGTATATTTTCAGGCACTactgtttgcatgcatgtatgtagtGTGGGTGTGGAGTATGaatggaatataatttattctttagtatttattgattttatatcttttatacTATTTATGGGTCCAGTTTCAGTTTTGTGCTTTAAATTTcggaatctatctatctatgtacgTACCAGCCTCTACGATGGCAGGCTTGTTGCTTGAGCAAACAGAGAGAACCTTGAGCACTCTGCTTGTGGTCCACAGCAGTTTCTCGTATGTGAAAGTCCTCATGATGTTGACAAGGGCCTGGGGACCACCACTGGCCAGAATGATCAGCTAAAACAAAGACACGTTTATGTTTAAACATGCTGCTGCCAGCCAAGAGGTGTGAGCACATATGTGAGGAACTTAGCGAAtgtaaatgcatgcatgcatacacaagCTCATGTCCCAATACCTTGCTTTCCTGGTTGCCATATGCCAGGATCTGCAGACAGTCAGTAGTGATTGCCAGGAACTTGACATTGGTATTGGACAACAGGGCCACCATCTTCTGCAGTCCTCCAGCCAGGCGCACCGCCATCTTTGCCCCTTCCTGATGCAACAGCAGGTTGTGGAGCGTGGTGATGGCGTAGAACAACACACTGTCCACTGGTGAGCtggaaaaatatacaaaatcaGAGATCAGTCAAAACaaccttaaaaaaacaaaaacaccctTTAAACTAGCATTTCAAATACAAACAATTATCACAGAAATTCACACGGACAGTGACAGGTTTTCCTTGATTGAGCATGAGGATAAGACAAAAATCAGTAGCCATTGACAGCTCAGCAAATGCCGGTAATCAATGAGGCTTCCACATTTGCTTGATGGTAAATAATCAGATGAGCAGGTTGCAATTTCAGAACAAAACATAACCGTCCTGTATTTTTGGAgaatttaacagaaaaaaatccacactttttttttttttataacccATCAGGAATTCTTAAAAACTGCCAACAGACGTTTAAGACCACAAAACACGGAAACTTGGCAACTACACCTCACCACAGGAAAGCATGCTGTCCACAAAGAATGACTTGCTGATCTGACCTGCTACTCACAACCACTGCACAGACATCTGCAAATTACCCTGTTCTAATAATCTAACATTCAAGACACAGTTAACATATCAACCAAGTCTTAACTCAAAGCACAACAAAGAAACTCAATCACTGCAACTTTTGGAAACTTTAACATGATTTTATAATCATCTTTAAAATTACCATTGTCCATTGGGGTGATTAGATCATCCAAGTTGCTTCTTGCATTCAAATCTACATGGTCACTTGTTTGTAGTCTAACAAAATTCAGGCAGTTCATTGTGCAGTCTCATGCTATGGTTCCATCCAGCTTTTAAGTGGAGTAATATGACTCCAGGTACAAATTCAAACACACGTGATATCCAACAGGTTACAACTTGCCCGACAGCTAAATGTTTTGGCTGTGTGCATTGGCTTTTCATGGAAAACACAGAGCATTAAGGAAGGCATTTTAACATCAAATGTGTCACATCGAGGAATATTCTGTTCAGGGAATGTAGCTGGTCGGTGTAGACCTGGAGTTGGTTATTTGAACATACAGCCATTTGTCATACTGCTTTTCTcacatctaaagctcactgGTCTTAAGATGTGCTTCTCCGTGCAGGTGATGGTTGGCTAATGCTTGGTGAAAGCTGTACCATTGTTTGCCTTTATTTGCAGGTGACTCATTATTTGCTTCATCATGACTGATAGTCATAACTGTTGTAGCAGAGTACATTGCTGCATTCTTTTTAACTGTATCCAGTCTTTACCTGTAGCAAAGagtgaagaaaagcaaaaaggcaAAAGGGGGGAGGTTGAGGGAGTATGTCAGACAAATAAATTGTCATTCAGGCCTCTGTGGAAAATATAACGCTGCAGCCTTCTTAATATATTTAGGccaaaacataaacaaaatcTTGTCAGTCAGCGGCCAATGGGACGTAGTCAATAGTCAAACCCATAAAACAGCTTTAGGGCCTGCCTTATGAGTTTTCATTCTTTGATACACTGCAGTATTGTAAACCAACAGAAATTTGAACTACAACTAAATCGAAAACGTCTCATGAAATTTTGTTTCCGCTGCAATAAACCCCAACACAAACAGCTTCTCCACATTCTTGTCGCTAGCTGCGGaccattttttgtgtgtgcacactgataATCTATCTAATCCATCACATATGCAGTTAAAAAGCACCACAGTTCATCCAGTTACTTACCCCAGCATTTTGACCAGGGCAGGAATGCCTCCAGATTTGAAGATTGCGAGGAGCCCCTCACGATGGTGGGAAAGGTTGTGCAAGGTGCCAGCAGAGCAGCGAGCTGTTTCCACATCTCCAGTGTTCTGCATGGCACGAACCACGGCCGAAACCATCTGTGGGGAGCGCATCAGGGCGTGGCGCGATGCCTCCTTCTTTGACAACTGATGCACCATTACAGCTGCTTTATTCACGACAACCTAAACCGAGACAATGCTTGTTAGCCATGGCTGGCTTAGGAAGGGATGTAAATTGCATTGTTAATGACCAACTGATGCGACATCATCAACTACTCAGCAGGAACCATTTAGGCGTTTGAGTGTGTTCTTGTACACATACCTGGTCCTCGTCATTGAGCAGTTTAGTAAGCTCAGGGATGGCACGGGTGGCCAGCTCAGCGTCATCTTGATAGTTAATGAGGTTGACTACAGCATGCTTCAGCATCTGAGAGGGCTCTGCCAGGCGCTGCACTGCTGTGGGGTGGGCAGCATCCAGCTGGGTAGGCGGAATCTGGATGCCTTCCTCCAAAGTCTCAGGAAACATGGCAGCACGCACACGCTGGGCCCGGGTCATGGCATACCCCTCAATGTCTGAAAGTATTGCGATATGACAATTATTAGCATGAAATTATCATAAATTGTCAGAGATTTTGCCACCTTATTAACACTGTAGTAGCTACCCCGATGTAGCAAATATCATGATATTTATTAGTATCTATACCTGTGGCCTCAGGAGTGAAGGGTGGGTTGAACTCCCAGTCGTAGAGAGTT containing:
- the LOC139215147 gene encoding catenin beta-1-like, translated to MATQSDLMELDMAMGDSKAAVSQWQQQSYLDSGIQSGVTTTAPSLSGKGNPDAEEDDPTLYDWEFNPPFTPEATDIEGYAMTRAQRVRAAMFPETLEEGIQIPPTQLDAAHPTAVQRLAEPSQMLKHAVVNLINYQDDAELATRAIPELTKLLNDEDQVVVNKAAVMVHQLSKKEASRHALMRSPQMVSAVVRAMQNTGDVETARCSAGTLHNLSHHREGLLAIFKSGGIPALVKMLGSPVDSVLFYAITTLHNLLLHQEGAKMAVRLAGGLQKMVALLSNTNVKFLAITTDCLQILAYGNQESKLIILASGGPQALVNIMRTFTYEKLLWTTSRVLKVLSVCSSNKPAIVEAGGMQALGLHLTDPSQRLVQNCLWTLRNLSDAATKQEGMEGLLGTLVQLLGSDDINVVTCAAGILSNLTCNNYSNKLMVCQVGGIEALVRTVLRAGDREDITEPAVCALRHLTSRHQDAEMAQNAVRLHYGLPVVVKLLHPPSHWPLIKATVGLIRNLALCPANHSALREQGAIPRLVQLLVRAHQDTQRRTSMGGNQQQFVEGVRMEEIVEGCTGALHILARDVHNRIVIRGLNTIPLFVQLLYSPVENIQRVAAGVLCELAQDKEAAEAIEAEGATAPLTELLHSRNEGVATYAAAVLFRMSEDKPQDYKKRLSVELTSSLFRTEPMAWNETGDLGLDMGAQGDPLAYRQDDSAYRAYPAGYGQDSLLDPMMEGADYHADTLPDLGHHTDPLPDLGHTQDLMDSNQLAWFDTDL